The genomic region ACCAGGGCGAACGCGTAATACGATGGGTTTTACCGTTTCATCTTCGCTTGCCAGTATAATATCGCTCAGCGATGTTGTGCCATCGGGTAAAAAGAGCACTTGACCTAAAATAGGCTCCTTTTCTTTTCCCTGCGCCTTGCTTTTTACTTCTACACCAAAATCAAATTCAATGGCTTGTTCAACGGCTTGAATGATAAGGGGGGCTGGCAACTGGTATGTTTGTAATGGTGGTTCTTCATAGATTTCCCATGTGTAGCTAGGCTCAATATATGCTGTTGTGGGCAATGTGGGCGATAGCGCGTCAAAACCTTGATTTTGTTGTTGCTGTTTATCTGATAGTAAAACCTCAAAATGCCAGCCTGTTTTGGTTGCTACCCAGCGCAGTGGTTGCCCTGAAAGTTGCGCTTCTTGAGAGGCAAAACGTAATGTGGATTGAAGCCTGTCTGATTCATCTTCCAAAGATGCACCCGAAATATCTAACGATGGCACAACCATGGCTGAAGTCACAGCAATCATCACAATCACCAAAAGAATCTCAAGCAGGGTGAACCCTGCTTGCGTATGTTTATGCGGCGAAAGAAGTTCTATTTTTGCGCATCCCAGTTGCCAATATCAGCATCAAAACCTGAACCGCCTGCTTTGGCATCAGCACCATAAGACAAAATATCGAAATCACCATGCACCCCAGGTGACAAATAAATAAATGGATTGCCCCATGCATCTTTAGGCAAACTATCTAAATAACGTTTGCCATTTTTTCCGGGAGAAACCAAAGCTTGGATACCTTCAGAAGAAGAAGGGTAACGCCCATGTTGCAAGCGATACAACTTCATAGCTTGCTCAATGTTCTGGATTTGTGCTCGTGTTGCATCAACTTTCGCTTCATCGGCTCGCTCAATAAATCGTGGTGCAACCAT from Ghiorsea bivora harbors:
- the gspG gene encoding type II secretion system major pseudopilin GspG; translated protein: MNIDLVQQNILKQTLKQKQHERGFTLLEIMVVLVIIGVLAAMVAPRFIERADEAKVDATRAQIQNIEQAMKLYRLQHGRYPSSSEGIQALVSPGKNGKRYLDSLPKDAWGNPFIYLSPGVHGDFDILSYGADAKAGGSGFDADIGNWDAQK
- a CDS encoding pilus assembly FimT family protein, with translation MGCAKIELLSPHKHTQAGFTLLEILLVIVMIAVTSAMVVPSLDISGASLEDESDRLQSTLRFASQEAQLSGQPLRWVATKTGWHFEVLLSDKQQQQNQGFDALSPTLPTTAYIEPSYTWEIYEEPPLQTYQLPAPLIIQAVEQAIEFDFGVEVKSKAQGKEKEPILGQVLFLPDGTTSLSDIILASEDETVKPIVLRVRPGPAGIHLKKEGER